CCCCACTTTAAAAGGAATCACGATCAACAGTACCGGGCTACATATTCTTACTGATGAGGGAAAAAGCGCAGAATGTATTTTTAACGGGACTGTTTTAGCTGTTCAGATATTGGCAGAGGGAAAGAAAAATATTTTAGTACAACACGGTAATTATATTTCCGCGTATAATAATTTGGAGACTGCGTTTGTAAAATCCGGAGATGAAGTAAAAACAGGCCAGCAATTAGGTACTATTTTTACCGATAAACTAACAGGGAAAACAAAACTCATCTTTGTACTCTTTAAAAATACCACACGGTTAAATCCATCTTTTTGGATTGCAAAAAGGTAAAAAATCATATATATTGAGTTCGTGATTGTATTCCTTAATAGGAATTTAACTTTATTTAGAAAGTAGTCCTGCTCTTTTTAACAAAGCATCCGGTTTTGGCTCTTTTCCTCTGAAACATTTATATAAATCCATTGGTTTTTCAGTCCCTCCCTTAGATAAAACATGTTCTTTAAATAGGGTGGCAACCTCTTTATTAAAAATTCCCTTCTCTAAAAAATATTCGAAAGCATCTGCATCCAGAACTTCCGCCCATTTATACGAATAGTAACCAGCGGAGTATCCTCCCTGAAAAATATGAGAAAAAGAAGTACTCATACAATTTTCCGGGACATCAGGGTATAATTGGGTTTCTGAAAAAACAACTGTTTCAAATGTTTTTACATCTTCAATTTCCGAAGCATCTTGCCCGTGCCAACTCATATCCAGTAATCCGAAACTCAATTGGCGTACTGTTTGCATTCCTTCCTGAAAATTGGCAGATGCTTTAATTTTATCTATATACTCCATTGGAATCATTTCCCCTGTTTTATAATGTTTGGCAAATAATGCTAATGCTTCTTTTTCGTAACACCAATTTTCTAAAATCTGGCTCGGCAATTCCACAAAATCCCAGGAAACAGCAGTTCCGGATAGACTGCTATATGTAGTATTTGCAAGCATGCCATGCAATGCATGTCCAAATTCGTGGAATAAAGTAGTTACTTCATTAAAAGTCAATAAAGAAGGTTTGGTTTGAGTAGGTTTTGTAAAGTTGCAAACAATGGAAATATGAGGCCTGTCATTGATGCCGTTTTTAATTTGCTGCGGTTTATAAGATGTCATCCAGGCACCGTTTCTTTTTCCTGCTCTTGGATGAAAATCAGCATATAAATAAGCAATAAAGAAATCATTGGCATCATGCACTTTATAGGTTTTTACCTCTTTGTGGTAGGTATCCATATCAAAAACTTCGACAAACTTCAAACCATATAATTTATTTGCAACTGTAAAAACTCCGTTGATTACACGGTCTAATTGAAAATAAGGTTTTAACAGTTCTTGATCTAAGTTGAATATTTCTTTTTTTAATTTTTCAGCATAATACGCTCCGTCCCATTTTTGCAATTGATCGATACCATCTGATTTTTTAGCGTATTTCTCAAGTTTTTTAAATTCTCTTTCTGCTGCCGGTTTTGCTTTTGCCAATAAATCGTTTAAAAATTGAATGACCTTTTCGGGTGTTTCGGCCATTCTTTCTTCTAATACAAAATCAGCATGTGTTTTATAGCCTAATAAATGAGCTCTTTTATGACGAAGATTTGCAATTTGTAAAACAATGTCTTCGTTATTATTTTTAGTATTTTGAAACCCTCTTTTACCAAATGCAATTGCCAGCTGTTTCCGCAGATCTCTATCATCCGCATAGGTCATAAAAGGAATATAACTTGGATAGTCCAACGTAAAAACCCATCCCTTTTTTCCTTTTTCTTCAGCAGTCATTTTAGCAGCTTCTTTTACATCTTCAGGCAAACCCGATAATTGTTTTTCATCGATGATAAGCAGTTGATATGCGTTCGTTTCGGCAAGCACATGTTCCCCAAATTGTAAAGATAATTTGGAGAGGGTAGCATCTACTTCACGAAGTACCTTTTTATCCGTATCATTTAAATTCGCGCCATTTCTTGAAAATCCCTTAAATTGTTTTTCTAACAACATTTCCTGCTCAGCAGATAATCTCAAATCCACTTTTCTATCATATACGGATTTTACTCTGGTAAACAGTGGTTTATTTAAGACAATATCGTTCTTAAAGGTACTGAGCCAGGGAGCAATTTCTTGTGCTGTTTTTTGTATTTCCTCATTGGTCTCGGCACTGTTTAAGTTGAAAAAAATGCCGGTAATTCTGTTTAATTTCTCTCCTGTAAACTCTAATGCTGCAATGGTATTCTCAAAATCGGGTTTTTCTCTGTTAGACGTGATGGCTGAAATTTCTTCCGCAGTAATTTCAATTGCTTTTTTTATGGCAGGCTTATAATCCGAGTTCTTGATTTGAGAAAAAGGAGTCGTATCAAATTCTTGTAAAAGCGGATTCATAATGTAATAACGAAATGATTTAAGGTAATTTCTTTACTATATCTGGCTAAATTACAATTACTTTCTAACACGTTTGGAAGCTTCTTCTGCTTTTATTTTTAATCCCTCCTTATAGGCCTGTATTTTATCC
This window of the Flavobacteriaceae bacterium genome carries:
- a CDS encoding M3 family peptidase; this translates as MNPLLQEFDTTPFSQIKNSDYKPAIKKAIEITAEEISAITSNREKPDFENTIAALEFTGEKLNRITGIFFNLNSAETNEEIQKTAQEIAPWLSTFKNDIVLNKPLFTRVKSVYDRKVDLRLSAEQEMLLEKQFKGFSRNGANLNDTDKKVLREVDATLSKLSLQFGEHVLAETNAYQLLIIDEKQLSGLPEDVKEAAKMTAEEKGKKGWVFTLDYPSYIPFMTYADDRDLRKQLAIAFGKRGFQNTKNNNEDIVLQIANLRHKRAHLLGYKTHADFVLEERMAETPEKVIQFLNDLLAKAKPAAEREFKKLEKYAKKSDGIDQLQKWDGAYYAEKLKKEIFNLDQELLKPYFQLDRVINGVFTVANKLYGLKFVEVFDMDTYHKEVKTYKVHDANDFFIAYLYADFHPRAGKRNGAWMTSYKPQQIKNGINDRPHISIVCNFTKPTQTKPSLLTFNEVTTLFHEFGHALHGMLANTTYSSLSGTAVSWDFVELPSQILENWCYEKEALALFAKHYKTGEMIPMEYIDKIKASANFQEGMQTVRQLSFGLLDMSWHGQDASEIEDVKTFETVVFSETQLYPDVPENCMSTSFSHIFQGGYSAGYYSYKWAEVLDADAFEYFLEKGIFNKEVATLFKEHVLSKGGTEKPMDLYKCFRGKEPKPDALLKRAGLLSK